From one Magnolia sinica isolate HGM2019 chromosome 18, MsV1, whole genome shotgun sequence genomic stretch:
- the LOC131232916 gene encoding ankyrin repeat-containing protein ITN1-like has translation MTKVPLQQFCENMLTGKETPILVAAKNGVKEMVEKIIEKFPVAIQDISEDGKNIVLLAVENRQPHVYKFLLDKYTWNESLFQHLDHEGNSALHLAAMLGQNRPWIIPRAALQMQWEIKWYKFVKESMPRHFFTRLNNKGQTSKEVFTETHKELVKDGGAWLTNTSQSCSVVAALIATVAFATATAVPGGINESTGTPTLEGRPAFEVFAITSLIPLCSSVTSLTMFLAILTSRYQEADFRRSLPRKLILGLTSLCLNRFHFGFLLRWPFLCPQRKTKVCSLSCVWDHMLTCNAFRSSTISTLLGSYKIFSNISTTADLRGDFSLMCCYHLFFADVFSLCSLLLIEYCIKWTMLGFASPISSIYVHFS, from the exons ATGACCAAAGTACCCTTACAACAATTTTGCGAAAATATGTTGACAGGGAAGGAGACTCCAATCTTAGTGGCGGCGAAGAATGGAGTGAAGGAGATGGTggagaaaataatagaaaaattCCCAGTGGCAATTCAAGACATCAGTGAAGATGGTAAGAACATAGTGCTATTGGCTGTGGAGAATAGACAGCCCCATGTGTACAAGTTCTTATTGGATAAATATACATGGAACGAGAGTCTTTTTCAGCACTTGGATCATGAAGGGAACAGTGCCTTACACCTAGCAGCAATGCTAGGTCAGAATAGGCCCTGGATCATCCCTCGTGCAGCTCTACAAATGCAGTGGGAGATAAAGTGGTATAAG TTTGTGAAGGAATCTATGCCCCGCCATTTCTTTACACGCCTCAATAACAAAGGCCAGACATCCAAGGAGGTGTTTACCGAAACGCACAAAGAATTGGTTAAAGACGGTGGTGCATGGCTAACCAACACATCCCAATCATGCTCAGTTGTCGCGGCGCTTATCGCAACGGTTGCTTTTGCCACGGCCACGGCAGTTCCAGGAGGCATTAACGAATCAACAGGAACCCCAACACTTGAAGGCAGGCCAGCATTTGAGGTCTTTGCCATTACATCACTTATCCCACTATGCTCCTCCGTAACATCCCTAACCATGTTCCTTGCCATCCTTACTTCTCGCTACCAAGAAGCTGATTTTCGTAGAAGCTTACCAAGGAAGCTGATACTAGGCCTAACTTCTCTCTGTCTCAATCGCTTCCATTTTGGTTTCCTTTTGCGCTGGCCATTTCTTTGTCCTCAAAGAAAAACTAAAGTATGCAGCCTTTCCTGTGTATGGGATCACATGCTTACCTGTAACGCTTTTCGCAGCAGCACAATTTCCACTCTACTTGGATCTTATAAGATCTTTTCTAACATCAGTACCACGGCGGACCTACGAGGTGACTTCTCTCTAATGTGTTGTTATCATCTCTTCTTTGCTGATGTGTTTTCTTTATGTTCACTTCTCTTGATTGAGTATTGTATTAAGTGGACTATGCTTGGATTTGCTTCGCCGATAAGTTCCATTTATGTACACTTTTCTTGA